A window of Blastocatellia bacterium contains these coding sequences:
- a CDS encoding Glu/Leu/Phe/Val dehydrogenase, with amino-acid sequence PKELSLGELERLTRRYATEIAPIIGPDRDIPAPDVYTDAQTMAWIMDTISMFKGHTELGVVTGKPVELGGSRGRHEATARGCQFAIREACRVRGIDLTKATVVVQGFGNAGSNTAKFLHEDGARIIAVSDSSGGVFNPHGIHPDAAIEYKAKTGRLTGLPDTEPISNEELLELPCDILVPAALENQITRRNADRIKAKIIAEAANGPTTPAADDILFDKGVLVIPDILANAGGVSVSYFEWVQDLYGFFWSEEEVRHNLERIMKNAFQEVYFTSERYRVDMRIGAYILAITRVAEATRVRGIFP; translated from the coding sequence TCCCAAGGAGTTATCGCTCGGCGAGCTGGAACGTCTCACCCGCCGCTATGCGACGGAAATTGCCCCGATCATCGGGCCGGATCGGGACATTCCCGCACCCGACGTCTACACCGATGCGCAGACGATGGCCTGGATCATGGACACCATCAGCATGTTCAAAGGACATACGGAACTGGGCGTGGTGACGGGCAAACCGGTCGAACTCGGAGGCTCGCGCGGGCGTCACGAGGCCACCGCTCGTGGCTGTCAGTTCGCCATCCGCGAAGCCTGTCGCGTCCGAGGAATTGATCTGACCAAGGCCACCGTCGTCGTTCAAGGCTTCGGCAATGCCGGCAGCAACACGGCCAAGTTCCTCCACGAGGACGGAGCCCGCATCATCGCCGTGAGCGATTCGAGCGGCGGTGTCTTTAACCCTCATGGCATTCATCCCGATGCCGCCATCGAATACAAAGCGAAAACGGGCCGCCTGACGGGATTGCCCGATACCGAACCGATCAGCAATGAGGAACTGCTCGAACTCCCCTGCGACATCCTCGTCCCGGCGGCGTTGGAGAATCAGATCACCCGTCGCAATGCCGATCGCATCAAGGCCAAAATTATCGCCGAAGCGGCAAATGGTCCTACCACGCCGGCTGCCGATGACATTCTCTTCGATAAGGGGGTCCTGGTCATCCCGGATATTCTGGCCAATGCCGGAGGAGTCTCGGTCTCCTACTTCGAGTGGGTCCAGGACCTCTACGGATTCTTCTGGAGCGAGGAAGAGGTCCGACACAACCTGGAGCGCATTATGAAGAACGCCTTTCAGGAAGTTTACTTCACCAGCGAGCGCTACCGGGTAGATATGCGCATCGGAGCCTACATTCTCGCCATTACCCGCGTGGCCGAAGCCACCCGCGTGCGGGGAATCTTCCCGTGA
- the rimI gene encoding ribosomal protein S18-alanine N-acetyltransferase, producing the protein MVAELLLLPMTVDDAGACWELDQKCFASGEAYDLETFHYLLTNPSVVARKIETSQGQMVGFAIGMLEPHAVGHVIAVAVDPQYRRRGLGLHLMIEIEAEFCRQGATIARLEVRTTNRPAQRLYRKLGYVVTQRLSHYYINGEDAYLMTKALNSRSSRGGFRRFFR; encoded by the coding sequence ATGGTTGCGGAACTTCTTCTTCTCCCGATGACCGTTGACGACGCCGGGGCGTGCTGGGAGCTGGACCAAAAATGCTTCGCCTCCGGCGAGGCTTACGACCTGGAGACATTCCATTATCTGTTGACGAATCCTTCGGTGGTCGCGCGAAAGATCGAAACCTCGCAGGGACAGATGGTCGGCTTTGCCATCGGGATGCTGGAGCCTCACGCGGTCGGTCATGTCATCGCCGTGGCGGTGGATCCCCAGTATCGCCGACGGGGACTCGGCCTACATCTGATGATCGAAATCGAGGCCGAGTTCTGCCGGCAGGGAGCTACCATCGCTCGGCTCGAGGTGCGAACCACGAACCGACCGGCGCAACGCCTCTACCGCAAGCTCGGCTATGTCGTCACCCAAAGACTCTCTCACTATTACATCAACGGCGAGGACGCCTACCTCATGACCAAGGCGCTCAACTCCCGTTCTTCCCGAGGTGGTTTTCGTCGCTTCTTCCGGTGA